The DNA sequence CGAGCGGGCCTGGGCCAAGCTCTGCCTGGAGTACTCCCCGGACGTGCCCACCGTCTGCACGGTGGTCACCCGGGGCCACTCCGACGACGCCAACTCCTTCACCGTCGACGGCACCTCCGTCTGGCTCCGGGTCAGCCGCACCGGGCGTGCCTTCGCCTTCCACGCCTCCCGCGACGGCGAGCGCTGGACCTTCGTCCGCCTCTTCACCCTCGGCGACGAGAAGGAGACCGGGGCCGCCCTGATCGGCTTCATGACCCAGTCGCCGATGGGGGAGGGCTGCGTGGTGACGTACGACCACCTCGCCTACCGGCCGCAGTGGCCGCGCGACCTGCGGGACGGCAGCTGAGGGCGAGGAATGAAAGCGGCTGCTTGAACGTTCACGCAGTCGCCGGAGGGAGTCTCCGCACCCGTACGACCCTGGAGAGAGCCGACTCATGCGCGTCGAGATCTGGAGCGACATCGCCTGCCCCTGGTGCTATGTCGGAAAGGCCCGGTTCGACAAGGCGCTGGCCGCCTTCCCGCACCGCGAGCAGGTCGAGGTGGTGCACCGCTCCTTCGAGCTGGACCCCGGCCGCGCCAAGGACGACATCCAGCCCGTGATCACGATGCTCACCAAGAAGTACGGCATGAGCGAGGCCCAGGCCGAGGCCGGTGAGGACAACCTGGGCGCCCAGGCCGCCGCCGAGGGCCTGCCCTACCGCACCCGGGGCCGCGACCACGGCAGCACCTTCGACATGCACCGCCTGCTGCACCACGCCCGCGAGCAGGGCCGCGAGGCGGAGCTGCTCGACCTGCTGTACCGGGCGAACTTCGCCGAGGAGCGGTCCGTCTTCGGCGACGACGAACGGCTCGTCGGACTCGCCACCGCCGCCGGTCTCGACGAGGACGCCGTGCGCGCGGTCCTCGCCGACCCGGAGGCGTACGCCGACGGGGTCCGCGCCGACGAGCGCGAGGCCGCCCGGCTCGGCGCGAGCGGAGTGCCGTTCTTCGTGCTGGACCGCAAGTACGGCGTCTCCGGCGCCCAGCCCGCCGAGGTCTTCGCACAGGCACTCACCCAGGCCTGGGGCGAGCGCCCGGCGCTCCAGCTGATCGACGACGGTGCCGAGGCCTGCGGCCCGGACGGCTGCGCGGTGCCCCAGCGGTAGACGCCCAGGTCAGGACGTATGCATAAGCGTTCCTTGGCGATACCGCGCAGAACGCGGCAATGGACGGGGGGATCCCGGGCCTCCAGAGTGGTCCCATGGAGAACTTCGAGAACCTCGTCCGTGCCGAGTTCGCCCCGGAGAACACCTTCCTGAACACCGCCAGCAATGCCCTGCTGCCGGCCCGGACCGTGGCCGCGCTCCAGGACGCCGCACGGCTGCGCGCCGAGGGCCGCTCGCTCGACCCGCTCTTCGCCGACGTCGAGGCCTGCCGCGCCGCCTACGCCCGGCTGGCCGGTGTCCCGGCCGAGCGGGTCGCGGCCGGCGCGACCGTCGCCCTGTTCACCTCACTGGTCGCGGCCTCGCTGCCGCCCGGAGCCGAAGTCCTCACCGCGGAGGACGACTTCACCTCCGTACTCCAGCCCTTCCACGCCCGCGGCGACCTCAAGGTGCGGGCGGTGCCGCTGGAACGCCTCGCCGACTCCGTCCGCCCCGGCACCGCGCTGGTCGCGGTCAGCGCCGCGCAGTCCGCCGACGGACGGATCGCCGACCTCGCCGCGCTGCGCGAGGCGGCCCGGGCCCACGGCGCGCGCACCTACGTCGACTTCTCCCAGGCGGCCGGCTGGCTGCCGGTCACGGCCGGCGACCACGACTACAGCGTCACCATCACCTTCAAGTGGCTGCTCGGCCCGCACGGCGCGGCCTTCCTCGTCGTGCCGGAGGACTTCGGCGACCTGACGCCGGTGCAGGCGGGCTGGGTCGCGGGGGAGAACCCGTGGGACAGCTGCTACGGCCCCGTCGCCGAACTCGCCCACTCCGCCCGGCGGTTCGACTCCAGCCCGGCGCTGTTCAGCTACGCGGGGCTGCGCGCCTCGCTCGGACTCGTCGAGGAGATCGGCGTGGACGCCGTCCGCGCCCACGACCTGGCCCTCGCCGACCGCTTCCGCGCGGGGCTCGCGGAGCTGGGCCGCACGCCCCTGCCCGCGCCCGGCTCACCGATCGTGTCCGTGCCCGGACTGGGCCGCCTCCAGCCGGAGCTGGCCGAGGCGGGCATCCAGGTGTCGAACCGCGCGGGCAGTCTGCGGGCGTCCTTTCACCTCTACAACACGGCCGCCGACGTGGACCGGCTGCTCGACGCCCTGTCCGGCTGACGGCACGGCAGCGGGCCGGTGCCTCCCTGTCCCACACGAGGAGGCCCGGCCCGCGGTCCGTGTCACGCGGCTACTTCACCGGGGTGAAGTCCCGCGCGCCGATGAACTCCGGCCGCCGGATCGGCGCCGCGAAGGGCTCGACCGCCGTGTTCTCGACGCTGTTGAACACGATGAACACGTTGCTGCGCGGGAACGGCGTGATGTTGTCGCCGGAGCCGTGCATGGCGTTGCAGTCGAACCAGGTCGCCGAGCCGGCCCTGCCGGTGAACAGCTTGATGCCGTACTCCGACGCCATCTTCGTCAGCGCCTCGTCGGACGGGGTCCCCGCGTCCTGCATCTGCAGGGACTTCTTGTAGTTGTCCTTCGGCGTGGCCCCCGCGCACCCGAGGAACGTCTTGTGCGACCCCGGCATGATCATCAGACCGCCGTTGGTGTCGTAGTTCTCGGTGAGCGCGATCGAGACCGAGATGGTGCGCATGTTCGGCAGGCCGTCCTCGGCGTGCCAGGTCTCGAAGTCCGAGTGCCAGTAGAAGCCGCTGGCGCCGAAGCCCGGCTTGACGTTGATCCGCGACTGGTGGACGTAGACGTCCGAGCCGAGGATCTGCCGGGCGCGCCCGACCACCCGCTCGTCGCGCACCAGGTTCGCGAAGACCTCGCTGATCCGGTGCACCTCGAAGACGGACCGGATCTCCTTGGACTGCGGCTCCACGATGGAGCGTTCGTCCGCGCGGATCGCCGGGTCGGTGGTGAGCCGCTCCAGCTCGCGCTGGTAGACGGCGACCTCGTCCGGCCCGATGAGCTGGTCGACGGCGAGGAAGCCGTCGCGCTCCAGGGCCTGGAGATCAGCGGCCGGGACGGGACCGGGCGTGTCCGGGGAGCCCCAGACGACCGGGTCCTGCCGGGGGGTCGCCACCTCGGTGGCGCCGCGGGTCGGGTAGAGGTCGGTGATGTGCGCGGTCGTGGTCACGGTGACTCACACCTCCTCGGTGAGCAGCGGGTAGACGCCGTTCTCGTCGTGGTCCTCCCGTCCGGTCACGGGCGGGTTGAAGACACAGATGCAGTGGAAGTCCTCCTTGACCTTGAGCGTGTGCCGCTCGTGGCCGTCCAGGAGGTACATGGTGCCGGGCGTGATGCGGTACGTCTTCCCGGTCTCGCGGTCGGTCAGCTCGGCGTCGCCCTTGGTGCAGACGACGGCCTCGATGTGGTTCGCGTACCACATGTCGGTCTCCGTACCCGCGTAGAGGATCGTCTCGTGGACGGAGAAGCCGACCTTCTCCTTGGCGAGGACGATGCGCTTGCTCTCCCAGGTGCCGGACGCGGACTTCACGTGCCGGTCGGTGCCTTCGATCTCCTTGAAGGAACGGACAATCACGGTGCTGCGATGCCTCCTCGGCTCGGGTGCGTGGTTCAGGCGGTTTCGCGGACGGCTCGGGCGAGGGTGGTGAGCCCCTCGTCCAGCTCGTCCGGGGTGATGGTCAGGGACGGGAGCAGCTTGACGACCTCGCTCTCGGGTCCGGACGTCTCGATCAGCAGCCCCAGTTCGAAGGCGCGCGCGGCGATCCGTCCCGCGCGCTCCTTGTCGCGGAACTCCAGGCCCCACACCAGGCCGCGGCCGCGGTACTCCTTGACGTCGGCGAGGTTCTCCTCGGTGATGGCGATCAGCGCCTGCTCGACCTGCTCGCCGCGCGCACGGGTCTGCTTCTCCATCGCCGACCCGTCGGCCCAGTACGCCTCCAGGGCCGCGGTGGCCGTGACGAAGGCGGGGTTGTTGCCGCGGAAGGTGCCGTTGTGCTCGCCCGGCTCCCAGACGTCCAGCTCGGGCTTGAACAGGGTCAGCGCCATCGGCAGTCCGTAACCGCTGATCGACTTGGACACGGTGACGATGTCGGGCGTGATGCCGGCCTCCTCGAAGGAGAAGAAGGCACCGGTGCGGCCGCAGCCCATCTGGATGTCGTCGACGATGAGCAGCATGTCCTGGCGTGCGCACAGCTCGGCCAGGGCGCGTAGCCACTCGGGCCGGGCGACGTTGATGCCGCCCTCGCCCTGGACGGTCTCGACGATCACGGCGGCGGGCTTGTTCAAGCCGGAGCCCTGGTCCTCCAGGATCCGCTCGAACCACAGGAAGTCCGGGACCTGGCCGTCGAAGTAGTTGTCGAACGGCATCGGCGTGCCGTGCACCAGCGGGACGCCCGCGCCGGCCCGCTTGAAGGCGTTGCCGGTGACGGCGAGCGAGCCCAGCGACATGCCGTGGAAGGCGTTGGTGAACGACACGATCGCCTCGCGCCCCTTCACCTTCCGCGCCAGCTTCAGCGCGGACTCCACGGCGTTGGTGCCCGTCGGGCCCGGGAACATCACCTTGTACGGCAGGTCGCGCGGGCGCAGGATCCAGTTCTGGAAGGACTCCAGGAACGCGCGCTTGGCCGTGGTCGACATGTCGAGGCCGTGGGTGACGCCGTCGCGCTCCAGGTAGTCGATCAGGGCGCGTTTCAGGACGGGGTTGTTGTGCCCGTAGTTGAGTGAGCCGGCTCCGGCGAAGAAGTCGAGGTACTCGTGGCCGTCCTCGTCATACATGCGGCTGCCGTGCGCGCGGTCGAAGACGGTGGGCCAGCCGCGGCAGTAGCTGCGCACCTCGGACTCGAGGGTCTCGAAGACGCTGAGGTCGGGCTGGGTGATGGTCACGGCGAATCGCTCCTCGGTGGCGTGGGAGGTCAGAGGGAGTCGGAAGATCAGGGGGCGGCGGGCCGGCCGGGCGGTCAGTGCGCGAGCGGCCCGATGCGGTACAGCACCTCGGGGTCGTGCGACCCGTCGGGGAACTGGCCGGCGTCGAACAGCACCTCGCGCTCCAGCCGGGCGCCGTGGCGCTCGGCGAACGCGGTGAACAGGCGCTCCGACGCGATGTTGCCCGGAGTGATGGTGGTCTCCACGGCGGTCACCCCGTGCTCGGCGGCGGTCCGGGCGACCAGTCCGTCGAGCAGGGCGGCGGCGAGGCCGCGGCCGCGGTACGTCTCGTCGACCGCGACCTGCCAGACGAGCAGGGTGCGCGGGCTGTCCGGCCGCAGGTATCCGCTGACGAAGCCGATCGGCTCTCCGTGCTCGTCGCGGGCGACGGCCGAGGTGGCGGCGAAGTCGCGGCACCACAGCAGATAGCTGTACGACGAGTTCAGGTCGAGGACCTTCGAGTCCTTGGCTATCCGCCACAGCACGGCTCCGTCCGCCACGGTGGGGCGGTCGATTTGCAGGTCTGCTTGTGCGGCAGTCATGCGAATTGAACTTACCCAGGTAAATTCGAAATTGCATCGCCTGACGGGGTTACGTACCGGCTTGATCTGTGTTATCGCGCGTACGGGTGGGTCCGCGCGAGCACTCGGCGGTATGCCCGCATTTGCACGGGATATAGGGCGCGAAACGGGCGTGGTGTGGAACCGGTCACACCTGTGTAACTCTCATGACCATGTCCGGAACGCACCGGTTCCCGCTCTCGGAATCGTGGCGTTTAGGGTCCGGAAAAGCGGGCAGAAGAAGACGGGAAGCTACCCCGGAAGATAATCGCGGAATAAGCGAAAGAATGTCGCAGGAGAATATGTGCGAGGGATTGTGATAATCCCGCTGAATTCACGCCCCGGTCACTTCGCCGATACGCTCCCGCAGGACTTCGCGCCAGGCCCGCTCCGCCGCGCCCAGCGCCGCCGCCACGTCCACCGTCAGCCCGGCGTCCGCCAGCGCGCCGCCCAGGGCCGCCAGGCTCGCCCGCACCGCGCCCGGGCTCGCCTCGGGCCCGTAGTGGTTGACCCGGATCATCTCCTTGGCCAGCGCGCCGCCGCCGGCCGCCAGCACGAGCCCCGGGTCGGCGGCCAGGGCGCGCCCCACCAGCTCCGCGGCCACCGTGCCGGACGGCGCCCGCAGCGTGGTGGCGACCGGCGCCGCCTCGGCCGCGTCGTGGACGTACGGCTCCAGGCCGCCGCCCAGCGCCGACGCGCCCGCGCGGGTGGCCGCCGCGGCCGCCGCGTGCCGGGCCATCACGGTGTCCGGGCCCGCCGCCTCGATGCGCTCCACGCACGCCTCCAGCGCCAGCATCTCCAGCTGGGCCGGCGCGTGCAGCAGCGCCCTGCGGCCCCCGTCGATCCAGCGCTCCTTCCAGTCCAGCAGGGACAGGTAGGAGCGCCGCGGCGCCCGCGGGTTGGCGGCCATGCGCGCCCACGCCCGCTCGCTCACCGACACCGCCGACACCCCGGCCGGGCCGCCCATCGCCTTCTGCGCCCCGATCACGCACAGGTCCACGCCCCACGCGTCCGGCAGCACCGGCTCCGCGCCGACCGACGCCACCGCGTCCAGGTAGAACAGCGCCCCGTGCGCCCGCACGACCTCGCCGATCTCCGCGACCGGGTTGGTGTTCCCGGTGGCCGCCTCCGCGTGCACCAGCGACACGAAGTCGATCTCCGGGTGCTCCGCGAAGGCGTCCCGGACCTGCCCGGCCGTCACCGCCGTGTGGAAGGGCACCGCCAGATCGATCACGGTGGCACCGCAGTCCCGCAGCCAGTCGCCGAAGGTCTGCCCGTACGGGCCCGTGATCACGTTCAGCGCGGTCGTGCCCGGACCGGCGGTCGCGCGGATCGCGCCCTCCAGCGGCAGCAGCGCCTCACCCTGCATGATCACGACGTCCTGCCGGGTGCCCAGCAGCCGGGCCACCCGGTCCTCGATCGAGGCGAAGCGCGCGGCGCTCAGCGGGGGCAGGTCGAGGAGGAGGTGGGTCACGGCGGTGCTCTCTTCGCTGTGCGGCTGCGGGGGTACGACGCAGTCGAGCGTAAACCGTCCGTAGCGCCGCCCGGCCGCCGGTTCTCAGGCCGCCGGGCCCCGTCGCCATCGGGTTGGTTTGAGGCGGTCAAACCCCTCCTTATAATCGGAACTCACAGTTCCCTGACAGGAGGCCCCCCGTGAAGACGCTCCTCGGCCGCCGGACCCGCATGCTGGCCGCCACCACCGCGACGGCCGGGCTGGTCCTCCTGACCGCCTGCACCTCCAGCGACGACGGAGGCAGCGGGTCCAAGACCGCCGCCGGCGGGGTCGAGCTCGTCAAGGCGGGGCAGCTCACCACCTGCACCCACCTGCCCTACCCGCCCTTCCAGTCGGAGATCGACGGCAAGGTGCAGGGCTTCGACGTCGCCCTGATCGACCTGGTCGCCAAGGACCTGGGCGTGAAGCAGGAGATCCTCGACACGCCCTTCGAGAACTTCAAGACCGGCGCCTTCCTCAACTCCGGCGAGTGCGACCTGGCCGCGGCCGGCATGACCATCACCGAGGAGCGCAAGAAGAACGTCGACTTCTCCGACCCCTACTTCAACGCCACCCAGGCGGTCCTCGTCGACAAGAAGAGCGGCGTCACCTCCCTCGACGACGTGAAGGCGAAGAACGTCAAGCTCGGCGCCCAGGCGCAGACCACCGGTGAGGACCACGTCAAGAAGCAGGGCCTGGACCCTGTCTCCTTCGAGTCCTCCGACGCCGTCCTCAACGGCCTGCGCACCGGCCAGGTCAAGGCCGTCGTCATCGACTACCCCGTGGTCCAGGGCTGGCTGAAGGACAAGGCCAACGCCGACGCCTTCGAGGTCGCCGAGCAGATCGACACCGGCGAGGAGTACGGCGTCACCGTGAAGAAGGGCAACACCGCGCTGCGCGAGGCCATCAACAAGGCGCTCGCGGACGCCAAGGCGGACGGCACGTACAAGAAGCTGTACGAGCAGTGGATCGGCCCCTACGACGAGTCCGCCGCCTCGCCGGCCGCATCCTGAGTCCATGACCGACACGGACACACGACTCCAGCCTAGGAAAAAGGGACTGACGCGGCGTCAGAAGCGGAGCCTGTCGCGCGGCATCCAGTACGCCGTCTTCGTCGCGGCCGTGATTGCCTTCGCGCTCGCGGCCGACTGGGACCGGTTGCAGAACCAGTTCGCGCAAGCGGACATCGCGCGGCAGATGTTCCCCGAGGTCATCACGCTGGCGCTGAAGAACACCGTGCTGTACACGGTGACCGGCTTCGCCGTCGGGCTCGCCCTCGGCATGCTGATCGCGCTGATGCGGCTGTCGTCCGTCGGCCCCTACCGCTGGCTGGCCGGCGTCTACATCGAGATCTTCCGCGGCCTGCCCGCCCTGCTGATCTTCATCTTCATCGGCGTCGCCGTGCCGCTCGCCTTCCCCGGCACGGAGATCATCGGCGGCACCTACGGCAAGGTCGCCCTCGCCCTCGGCCTGGTGGCCGCCGCGTACATGGCGGAGACCATCCGGGCCGGCATCCAGGCCGTCCCCAAGGGGCAGATGGAGGCGGCCCGTTCGCTGGGCTTCTCGCCCGCCCGGGCCATGGTCTCCGTCATCATCCCGCAGGCCTTCCGGATCATCCTCCCGCCGCTCACCAACGAACTCGTCCTGCTCTTCAAGGACTCCTCGCTGGTGCTGTTCCTCGGCGTCACCCTGGAGGAGCGCGAACTGTCCAAGTACGGCCGCGACCTGGCCAGCACCACCGCCAACTCCACGCCCATCCTGGTGGCCGGCCTGTGCTACCTGCTGATCACCGTCCCCCTCGGCTTCGTCGTGCGCCGCATGGAGGCCAAGGCCCAGGAGGCCGTGAAATGAGCCGGCCCGAGATCCGCGTCAGCGGCCTGCACAAGTCCTTCGGCGACAACCAGGTGCTGCGCGGCATCGACCTGGAGATCGGCCAGGGCGAGGTCGTCTGCGTCATCGGCCCCTCCGGCTCCGGCAAGTCGACCCTGCTGCGGTGCGTGAACCTCCTGGAGGAGCCCACCAAGGGCCAGGTCTTCGTCGGCGGTACGGAACTCACCGACCCGGACGTCGACATCGACGCCGTACGCCGCCGCATCGGCATGGTGTTCCAGCAGTTCAACCTGTTCCCGCACCTCACCGTCACCGAGAACCTGACCCTGCCGCAGCGCCGGGTGCTGCGCAGGGGCAAGGCGGAGGCCGCGAAGGTCGCCGCCGAGAACCTGGCCCGGGTGGGCCTCGCCGAGAAGGCGGACGCCTACCCGGCCTCCCTCTCCGGCGGCCAGCAGCAGCGCGTCGCCATCGCCCGCGCGCTGGCGATGGGCCCCGAGGTGATGCTGTTCGACGAGCCGACCTCGGCGCTCGACCCCGAACTGGTCGGCGACGTCCTCGCCGTCATGCGCATGCTCGCGCACGAGGGCATGACGATGATGGTCGTCACCCATGAGATGACCTTCGCCCGCGAGGTCGCCGACCGGGTCGTCTTCATGGACGGCGGCGTGATCGTCGAGGACGGCAGCCCGGAGCAGGTCATCGGCCGGCCCCGGCACGAACGCACCCGCCACTTCCTCTCCCGCCTCCTCGACCCGGCGATGGCCGAGGTCGAGGAGGAGACCTCGGACCAGGTGGGCAAGTCCGGGTAGCGCCTGACTAGGGTGCCGGGTATGAGCGAACGCGCGGTGCTGCACGTGAAGGGGCGGATCCTCGTCGGCCCGGACGAGGTCCGCGACGAACTCTGGGTGGTCGGCGGCCGGATCTCCTACGACCGTCCCGCCGGCGCCCGCGACCTGCGGACCGTGGAGGGCTGGGCGCTGCCCGGGCTGGTCGACGCCCACTGCCACGTGGGCCTCGACCGGCACGGCCCCGTCCCCGCCGAGACCGCCGAGAAGCAGGCGCTCACCGACCGCGACGCCGGGGCGCTGCTGCTGCGCGACGCGGGTTCGCCCTCCGACACCCGCTGGATCGACGACCGCGACGACCTCCCGAAGATCATCCGGGCCGGGCGGCACATCGCCCGCACCCGCCGCTACATCCGCAACTACGCCTGGGAGATCGAGCCCGACGACCTGGTCGCGTACGTCGCCCAGGAGGCCCGGCGCGGCGACGGCTGGGTCAAGCTCGTCGGCGACTGGATCGACCGCGATTTGGGCGACCTGTCGGCCTGCTGGCCGCGCGGCGCGGTCGAGGCGGCTATCGCCGAGGCGCACCGGCTGGGCGCCCGCGTCACCGCCCACTGCTTCGCCGAGGACTCGCTGCGGGACCTGGTCGAAGCCGGCATCGACTGCGTCGAGCACGCCACGGGCCTGACCGACGACACCATCCCGCTGTTCGCCGAGCGGGGCGTCGCCATCGTCCCCACCCTCGTCAACATCGCCACGTTCCCCTCGCTCGCCGCGGGCGGCGAGGCCCGGTTCCCGCACTGGTCGGCCCATATGCGCCGGCTCCACGAACGCCGCTACGACACCGTGCGCTCCGCCTGGGACGCCGGCATCCCCGTGTTCGTCGGCACGGACGCGGGCGGCGGCCTGGCGCACGGCCTGGCGGCGGACGAGGTCGGGGAACTGACCAAGGCCGGCATCCCGCCCGTCGACGCCCTGTCCGCCGGAACCTGGGCCGCACGCGCGTGGCTCGGCCGCCCCGGCCTGGAGGAGGGCGCCCCGGCGGACCTCGTCGTCTACGCCTCCGACCCGAGGACCGACGTCCGCGTCCTGACGGACCCACGCCGGGTGATCCTCAACGGCCGGGTGGTGGGCTGATCACGGGGCTGTGGGCCTGTGTGCCGTGGTCCGTCGGCCCGCCGTCTCTCGGCGCGTCGTCCTCGGCCTGGCGAGCCGTCGGTCCGCCGATCGGGCCCACGGCTCGCGCTCCCGCTCCCGGCACCGGGATCGGGTACCGGACGGCCGTCGGGGCGGTGCGGTGCGGTGTGCGGGCTGTTTTCCAGGAGGCCGAGCGGCGGTCCACTCGGTGCTCGGCGGGCCCCGGCCGCCTCGCCGAGCGCGGTGCTCAGCGCCGTCCCAGTGCGACGGCCAGCGCCGTGAGGAAGCGATCCGTCGTCTCCCGGTCGCGGACGGCCAGGCGCAGCCAGGTGTCGTCCAGACCAGGGAACGAGTCGCCGCGGCGCACCGCGTAGCCGAGGGAGCGCAGCCGGGCGCGTACCGTCGCCGCGTGCGGCAGGCGCAGCAGGACGAAGGGGCCCTCGGCGGGGCCCGCCGCGCGGACGCCGCGGTCGGCGAAGCGGGCCAGTCCCGCCAGCAGATAAGCCCGGTCCGCCGCGACGCGGTGCGCCGCGTGCGCGGCCTCCGCCAGCGCCCGGGTACCCACGCAGACCTCGGCCGCCGCCAGCGCCGGTGTGGACACCGGCCACAGCGGCTGGGCACGCTCCAGCTCCGCGACGGTCTCCGGGGCGGCGAGGACGTAACCGATGCGCAGCCCCGCCAGGCCCCAGGTCTTGGTGAGGCTGCGCAGGACCACCAGGCCGGGCACGTCCGTCCGCCCGGCCAGCGCCTCGCGCTCGCCGGGCACCGCGTCCATGAACGCCTCGTCCACCACCAGCGTCCGCCCGGGCCGGGCGAGCCGGGCGATGTCCGCGGCCGGGTGCAGCACCGACGTCGGGTTCGTCGGGTTGCCGATCACCACCAGGTCCGCGTCCTCGGGCACCGCCGCCGGATCCAGCCGGAAGCCCTCCGCCTCCCGCAGCAGCACCCGGCCCACCGTGTGCCCGGCGTCCCGCAGCGCCGCCTCCGGCTCCGTGAACTGCGGATGCACCACCACCGGCCGGCCCACCTTCAGCGCCCGCGCCAGCAGCACGAACGCCTCCGCCGCACCGGCCGTCAGCAGCACCCGCTC is a window from the Streptomyces capillispiralis genome containing:
- a CDS encoding transporter substrate-binding domain-containing protein; translation: MKTLLGRRTRMLAATTATAGLVLLTACTSSDDGGSGSKTAAGGVELVKAGQLTTCTHLPYPPFQSEIDGKVQGFDVALIDLVAKDLGVKQEILDTPFENFKTGAFLNSGECDLAAAGMTITEERKKNVDFSDPYFNATQAVLVDKKSGVTSLDDVKAKNVKLGAQAQTTGEDHVKKQGLDPVSFESSDAVLNGLRTGQVKAVVIDYPVVQGWLKDKANADAFEVAEQIDTGEEYGVTVKKGNTALREAINKALADAKADGTYKKLYEQWIGPYDESAASPAAS
- a CDS encoding amino acid ABC transporter permease; translated protein: MTDTDTRLQPRKKGLTRRQKRSLSRGIQYAVFVAAVIAFALAADWDRLQNQFAQADIARQMFPEVITLALKNTVLYTVTGFAVGLALGMLIALMRLSSVGPYRWLAGVYIEIFRGLPALLIFIFIGVAVPLAFPGTEIIGGTYGKVALALGLVAAAYMAETIRAGIQAVPKGQMEAARSLGFSPARAMVSVIIPQAFRIILPPLTNELVLLFKDSSLVLFLGVTLEERELSKYGRDLASTTANSTPILVAGLCYLLITVPLGFVVRRMEAKAQEAVK
- a CDS encoding pyridoxal-phosphate-dependent aminotransferase family protein; the encoded protein is MTHLLLDLPPLSAARFASIEDRVARLLGTRQDVVIMQGEALLPLEGAIRATAGPGTTALNVITGPYGQTFGDWLRDCGATVIDLAVPFHTAVTAGQVRDAFAEHPEIDFVSLVHAEAATGNTNPVAEIGEVVRAHGALFYLDAVASVGAEPVLPDAWGVDLCVIGAQKAMGGPAGVSAVSVSERAWARMAANPRAPRRSYLSLLDWKERWIDGGRRALLHAPAQLEMLALEACVERIEAAGPDTVMARHAAAAAATRAGASALGGGLEPYVHDAAEAAPVATTLRAPSGTVAAELVGRALAADPGLVLAAGGGALAKEMIRVNHYGPEASPGAVRASLAALGGALADAGLTVDVAAALGAAERAWREVLRERIGEVTGA
- a CDS encoding amino acid ABC transporter ATP-binding protein, whose product is MSRPEIRVSGLHKSFGDNQVLRGIDLEIGQGEVVCVIGPSGSGKSTLLRCVNLLEEPTKGQVFVGGTELTDPDVDIDAVRRRIGMVFQQFNLFPHLTVTENLTLPQRRVLRRGKAEAAKVAAENLARVGLAEKADAYPASLSGGQQQRVAIARALAMGPEVMLFDEPTSALDPELVGDVLAVMRMLAHEGMTMMVVTHEMTFAREVADRVVFMDGGVIVEDGSPEQVIGRPRHERTRHFLSRLLDPAMAEVEEETSDQVGKSG
- a CDS encoding DsbA family oxidoreductase, whose product is MRVEIWSDIACPWCYVGKARFDKALAAFPHREQVEVVHRSFELDPGRAKDDIQPVITMLTKKYGMSEAQAEAGEDNLGAQAAAEGLPYRTRGRDHGSTFDMHRLLHHAREQGREAELLDLLYRANFAEERSVFGDDERLVGLATAAGLDEDAVRAVLADPEAYADGVRADEREAARLGASGVPFFVLDRKYGVSGAQPAEVFAQALTQAWGERPALQLIDDGAEACGPDGCAVPQR
- the thpD gene encoding ectoine hydroxylase, translating into MTTTAHITDLYPTRGATEVATPRQDPVVWGSPDTPGPVPAADLQALERDGFLAVDQLIGPDEVAVYQRELERLTTDPAIRADERSIVEPQSKEIRSVFEVHRISEVFANLVRDERVVGRARQILGSDVYVHQSRINVKPGFGASGFYWHSDFETWHAEDGLPNMRTISVSIALTENYDTNGGLMIMPGSHKTFLGCAGATPKDNYKKSLQMQDAGTPSDEALTKMASEYGIKLFTGRAGSATWFDCNAMHGSGDNITPFPRSNVFIVFNSVENTAVEPFAAPIRRPEFIGARDFTPVK
- the ectA gene encoding diaminobutyrate acetyltransferase, which translates into the protein MTAAQADLQIDRPTVADGAVLWRIAKDSKVLDLNSSYSYLLWCRDFAATSAVARDEHGEPIGFVSGYLRPDSPRTLLVWQVAVDETYRGRGLAAALLDGLVARTAAEHGVTAVETTITPGNIASERLFTAFAERHGARLEREVLFDAGQFPDGSHDPEVLYRIGPLAH
- a CDS encoding ectoine synthase, whose protein sequence is MIVRSFKEIEGTDRHVKSASGTWESKRIVLAKEKVGFSVHETILYAGTETDMWYANHIEAVVCTKGDAELTDRETGKTYRITPGTMYLLDGHERHTLKVKEDFHCICVFNPPVTGREDHDENGVYPLLTEEV
- the ectB gene encoding diaminobutyrate--2-oxoglutarate transaminase; translated protein: MTITQPDLSVFETLESEVRSYCRGWPTVFDRAHGSRMYDEDGHEYLDFFAGAGSLNYGHNNPVLKRALIDYLERDGVTHGLDMSTTAKRAFLESFQNWILRPRDLPYKVMFPGPTGTNAVESALKLARKVKGREAIVSFTNAFHGMSLGSLAVTGNAFKRAGAGVPLVHGTPMPFDNYFDGQVPDFLWFERILEDQGSGLNKPAAVIVETVQGEGGINVARPEWLRALAELCARQDMLLIVDDIQMGCGRTGAFFSFEEAGITPDIVTVSKSISGYGLPMALTLFKPELDVWEPGEHNGTFRGNNPAFVTATAALEAYWADGSAMEKQTRARGEQVEQALIAITEENLADVKEYRGRGLVWGLEFRDKERAGRIAARAFELGLLIETSGPESEVVKLLPSLTITPDELDEGLTTLARAVRETA
- a CDS encoding DUF1349 domain-containing protein, which encodes MDMELPELPFALRTYGPDGHWSYEDGVLTGWAGARQDRFVPPTGEALDPASDAPRLLGAPEGDFQLIARVTVGFAASFDAGVLYVHAGERAWAKLCLEYSPDVPTVCTVVTRGHSDDANSFTVDGTSVWLRVSRTGRAFAFHASRDGERWTFVRLFTLGDEKETGAALIGFMTQSPMGEGCVVTYDHLAYRPQWPRDLRDGS
- a CDS encoding aminotransferase class V-fold PLP-dependent enzyme; protein product: MENFENLVRAEFAPENTFLNTASNALLPARTVAALQDAARLRAEGRSLDPLFADVEACRAAYARLAGVPAERVAAGATVALFTSLVAASLPPGAEVLTAEDDFTSVLQPFHARGDLKVRAVPLERLADSVRPGTALVAVSAAQSADGRIADLAALREAARAHGARTYVDFSQAAGWLPVTAGDHDYSVTITFKWLLGPHGAAFLVVPEDFGDLTPVQAGWVAGENPWDSCYGPVAELAHSARRFDSSPALFSYAGLRASLGLVEEIGVDAVRAHDLALADRFRAGLAELGRTPLPAPGSPIVSVPGLGRLQPELAEAGIQVSNRAGSLRASFHLYNTAADVDRLLDALSG